One region of Bacteroidales bacterium genomic DNA includes:
- a CDS encoding DUF3078 domain-containing protein — protein MKKGISAIFVLIMLFGFQLEAIGIQSINTLPSEPGSIEATIRSTQQEDTTSLVNTTDTISPAENDTIDRTLVDTLSQDSLVLDTLIQDTLVKKFLGDTLKKIIQGDTTYILIQDTLPEPKIDTLILRDTLIVRDTIEKKLPDSLTYFMFKPETKLDSAVAYWNQYALKDTASTLTDSIKNKIEKFLFYAKAHPVDTTKEFIEEYLKTDTIFNFYKDSSRLAVNDSLYQYLSYLWNTTKKDSIQFTLFNESNDSIDLWLTKDPKDSSRFMLYDRKDYPAGVWIKPRNKNSLRLAFVDDVSITETRQQETIREMLPINMNDYDLVQQEHVDMIFPDWDLDGITNLQFNQGFISSNWARGGESSLNTIWNTRYSANYTYGNLISWDNDLEYKIGLLKSGDKKLRKNEDQLEINSKFGSNAVENWYYSSLFNFQTQFFKGYNYPDTEDPVSGFLAPAYMVFSIGMDYNPKDPLTILLSPVSYKATMMRDTVKFDQTRFGIPQEQKNKKELGAYLKSIFTIDFNSDISMRNKVNFFINYLGKNETLDVDYEVNLNMAVTELITTTINMHLIYDRDVSPKIQFKENISVGFSYKFRTLYHGF, from the coding sequence ATGAAAAAGGGAATCAGCGCGATTTTTGTATTGATCATGTTATTCGGGTTTCAACTGGAGGCCATTGGTATTCAAAGCATAAACACTCTCCCCTCGGAACCAGGTAGCATCGAAGCAACCATACGATCAACACAACAGGAAGACACCACAAGTTTGGTGAATACAACCGACACCATCTCGCCTGCTGAAAACGATACGATAGACAGAACATTAGTGGATACCTTAAGTCAGGATAGCTTGGTTCTGGATACCCTAATTCAGGATACCCTGGTAAAAAAATTTTTGGGAGATACCTTAAAAAAAATAATACAGGGAGACACTACCTATATACTGATTCAGGACACTTTGCCTGAGCCAAAAATTGACACCCTTATTCTGCGCGATACACTTATTGTTAGAGACACCATTGAGAAAAAATTGCCGGATTCTCTGACTTACTTTATGTTTAAACCCGAAACAAAACTGGATAGTGCAGTGGCTTACTGGAATCAATATGCCCTTAAAGATACCGCCTCGACATTGACTGACAGCATAAAAAACAAAATTGAAAAATTTCTTTTTTATGCAAAAGCGCATCCTGTTGATACCACCAAAGAGTTCATAGAAGAGTACCTGAAAACCGATACCATTTTTAATTTCTATAAAGATTCATCTCGTTTGGCGGTGAATGACTCCTTATACCAATACCTTTCCTACTTGTGGAATACCACCAAAAAGGATTCGATTCAATTCACCCTTTTCAATGAATCCAACGATTCAATTGATCTATGGCTTACCAAAGACCCAAAAGATTCTTCCAGGTTTATGCTTTACGACAGGAAAGATTATCCGGCAGGAGTATGGATTAAACCCCGGAATAAAAATTCATTGAGGCTCGCATTTGTAGACGATGTAAGTATCACAGAAACAAGGCAACAGGAAACGATCAGAGAAATGTTGCCTATTAATATGAATGATTACGATTTGGTACAACAGGAGCATGTCGATATGATTTTTCCCGATTGGGATCTGGATGGTATTACCAATCTCCAATTCAACCAGGGCTTTATTTCTTCCAACTGGGCCAGGGGTGGCGAAAGTTCTCTGAATACTATATGGAACACAAGATATAGTGCGAATTATACGTACGGTAATCTAATTTCATGGGATAATGACCTGGAATATAAGATAGGCCTGTTGAAATCCGGCGACAAAAAATTAAGAAAGAATGAAGATCAACTGGAGATTAATTCCAAGTTTGGAAGCAATGCTGTTGAAAACTGGTACTATAGTTCATTGTTTAATTTTCAGACCCAATTCTTTAAAGGCTATAATTATCCCGATACGGAAGATCCCGTATCGGGTTTTCTGGCACCCGCATACATGGTATTTTCCATAGGTATGGATTACAATCCCAAGGACCCGCTAACCATTCTACTTTCACCTGTATCTTACAAAGCCACCATGATGAGGGATACAGTAAAATTTGACCAGACCAGATTCGGCATTCCTCAAGAGCAAAAAAACAAAAAAGAACTGGGAGCTTACCTAAAGTCAATCTTTACAATCGACTTTAACAGTGATATTAGTATGAGGAATAAAGTAAACTTCTTTATTAATTACCTGGGAAAAAATGAAACACTGGATGTTGATTATGAAGTAAACTTGAATATGGCAGTTACGGAGTTGATCACTACCACCATTAACATGCACTTAATTTATGACAGAGACGTAAGCCCTAAAATACAGTTTAAAGAAAATATAAGTGTGGGGTTCTCCTATAAATTCAGAACGCTCTATCACGGTTTTTAA